In Pseudoxanthomonas sp. YR558, the sequence GTGAACCAGGCCGGCGCCACGATGGGCGAAATCGTCGCCTCGGTGCAGCGCGTGACCGACATCATGGCCGAGATCTCCGCCGCCTCGCAGGAGCAGAGCGCCGGTATCGAACAGGTCAACCAGACCATCACCCAGATGGACGAGACCACCCAGCAGAACGCTGCGCTGGTGGAAGAAGCCACCGCCGCGGCGCGTTCGATGGAAGAACAGGCCCAGGCGCTGGCCGACGCCGTTTCCACGTTCCAGCTGGGCGATGGCGACCAGGTGGCACGGCTGGTGCAGGAACGCGTAACCCGCATCGCGGCCGGAGCGGCACCCCGTCCCACTCCCGCCCACCACCCTTACTGACCCGCTAAAGAATCCCCGTCCGGGGCCGATCTAGGCCGTGACAGGCCCGCCCCGGGCAACCCCACCCTCTTACCGGCTGCAACAGGAGCCCGACGAATGAGCGACAAGAAGAGCCAGGCCACGGCGACCGCCGAAGAGTTTCTCAGCTTCACCCTGGGAGACGAGCACTACGGCGTCGATATCCTGAAGGTGCAGGAAATCCGCGGCTACGATTCGGTCACCCGCCTGCCGGATGCACCGGACTACATCAAGGGTGTCATCAATCTGCGCGGCACCATTGTGCCGGTGATCGACCTGCGTCTGAAGCTGCGGCTGAAGGAAGCGCGCTACGACGCCTTCACGGTGATGATCGTGCTGAACGTCGAAGACCGCGTGGTCGGCATCGTCGTGGACAGCGTGTCCGACGTGATCGGCTTGGCCGCGGAACAGATCCGCCCCACGCCCGAATTCGGCGCCAGCGTCGACACCCGCTTCATCTCGGGTATCGGCACCGTGGACGACCGCATGCTGAT encodes:
- a CDS encoding chemotaxis protein CheW, with translation MSDKKSQATATAEEFLSFTLGDEHYGVDILKVQEIRGYDSVTRLPDAPDYIKGVINLRGTIVPVIDLRLKLRLKEARYDAFTVMIVLNVEDRVVGIVVDSVSDVIGLAAEQIRPTPEFGASVDTRFISGIGTVDDRMLILLDIETLIDSADLGQPLPEQAAA
- a CDS encoding methyl-accepting chemotaxis protein, which encodes VNQAGATMGEIVASVQRVTDIMAEISAASQEQSAGIEQVNQTITQMDETTQQNAALVEEATAAARSMEEQAQALADAVSTFQLGDGDQVARLVQERVTRIAAGAAPRPTPAHHPY